The following coding sequences lie in one Mesorhizobium sp. DCY119 genomic window:
- a CDS encoding SDR family NAD(P)-dependent oxidoreductase: MQGIDQAMAVVTGAAQGNGKSIAMGLAEAGARVVACDIQETEVIKVAEEIRGRGGEAIAIALDVTSRQSCEHVAREAQRQFGTPAKILVNNAGIIRRAAPDAPTFDDDWSAVMNVNATGSMNMVRAFLQQLRQSKGRIVNLASIMSVVANPGLVAYAASKGAVLQMTRALAHDLAPDDIRVNAIAPGVIETPMTVATRENPEAIARFMAHTPMRRPGRPDELVGPVLFLVSDASSYVTGALLPVDGGYLAA, from the coding sequence ATGCAGGGAATTGACCAGGCGATGGCCGTCGTCACCGGCGCTGCGCAGGGGAATGGCAAATCCATCGCCATGGGTCTCGCCGAGGCCGGTGCACGCGTCGTCGCCTGCGATATTCAGGAGACCGAAGTCATCAAGGTCGCCGAGGAGATACGCGGCCGCGGTGGCGAAGCCATCGCAATCGCTCTCGACGTCACCAGCAGGCAGAGTTGCGAGCACGTCGCCCGCGAAGCGCAACGCCAATTCGGAACGCCTGCCAAGATCCTGGTCAACAATGCCGGGATCATTCGCCGGGCGGCACCGGACGCTCCGACCTTCGACGACGACTGGTCAGCAGTCATGAATGTAAACGCGACCGGCTCGATGAATATGGTCCGCGCCTTCCTGCAGCAGCTGAGACAATCGAAAGGCCGCATAGTCAATTTGGCATCGATCATGTCGGTCGTGGCAAATCCGGGCTTGGTTGCCTACGCCGCCTCCAAGGGCGCGGTGCTTCAGATGACGCGGGCGCTCGCGCACGACCTGGCGCCCGATGACATCCGCGTGAACGCTATCGCGCCCGGTGTGATCGAGACCCCGATGACGGTTGCAACCCGGGAGAACCCGGAAGCGATTGCCCGCTTCATGGCGCACACTCCAATGCGAAGGCCGGGCAGGCCTGACGAACTGGTCGGGCCCGTTCTGTTCCTTGTGTCGGATGCATCGAGCTACGTGACCGGAGCGCTATTGCCGGTCGATGGCGGCTATCTGGCCGCGTGA